One Falsarthrobacter nasiphocae DNA segment encodes these proteins:
- a CDS encoding ABC transporter permease, with protein MFKYLAKRAALYAVLIFVTTSFAYLLASTFFQPGQLMEAQVPRPTQEQIDNQLRVLGLDPHLSAWERYIQWLRGVVFHWDWGRTPTGAFVNQEFGDRVWVSARLLLASTILTMIIGVALGVYSGIRQYSVGDRLFTGFSYLVFIVPTPVAYLLTQFFFIDINEALGQQLFYVTGSASIDVEGFWPTVEDQLRRYIAPTTALTIMGWAGYQVAMRQFLLDNVDADYVRTARATGLTRAQAIRKHALRVSAIPVAQSVAYSVPAIFTGAFFAETIFNWSGVGQWGLLAIHGHDVNSTVALMTFGSVLTAVSFILADFVTVIVDPRVRL; from the coding sequence ATGTTCAAGTACCTCGCGAAACGAGCCGCCCTCTACGCGGTTCTCATCTTCGTGACAACCTCGTTCGCCTACCTGTTGGCCTCGACGTTCTTCCAGCCGGGCCAGCTCATGGAGGCGCAGGTCCCCCGCCCCACCCAAGAGCAGATCGACAACCAGCTCCGCGTCTTGGGTCTCGACCCGCACTTGTCCGCGTGGGAGCGCTACATCCAGTGGCTGCGCGGCGTCGTCTTCCACTGGGACTGGGGCCGCACGCCCACGGGAGCCTTCGTCAACCAGGAGTTCGGCGACCGAGTCTGGGTCTCAGCCCGGCTCCTGCTCGCGTCGACGATCCTCACGATGATCATCGGCGTGGCCCTCGGCGTCTACTCGGGCATCCGGCAGTACTCGGTGGGAGACCGCCTCTTCACAGGCTTCAGCTACCTCGTCTTCATCGTCCCCACCCCCGTGGCCTACCTCCTGACCCAGTTCTTCTTCATCGACATCAACGAGGCGCTCGGCCAGCAGCTCTTCTACGTCACGGGCTCGGCGAGCATCGACGTCGAGGGCTTCTGGCCCACCGTCGAGGACCAGCTCCGGCGGTACATCGCGCCGACGACGGCCCTGACCATCATGGGCTGGGCCGGATACCAGGTGGCCATGCGCCAGTTCCTCCTGGACAACGTGGACGCGGACTACGTCCGGACCGCCCGCGCCACGGGCCTGACCCGAGCCCAGGCCATCCGGAAGCACGCGCTGCGCGTCTCCGCCATTCCCGTGGCGCAGAGCGTCGCCTATTCGGTCCCCGCGATCTTCACCGGCGCGTTCTTCGCCGAGACGATCTTCAACTGGTCCGGCGTGGGCCAATGGGGCCTGCTGGCCATCCACGGCCACGACGTCAACTCCACCGTGGCCCTCATGACGTTCGGCTCTGTCCTCACGGCGGTCAGCTTCATCCTGGCCGACTTCGTCACCGTCATCGTCGATCCCCGAGTAAGGCTCTAG
- the efeU gene encoding iron uptake transporter permease EfeU encodes MTANFLVGLREGLEAVLVVVLLMAYLRKVGRADRLPYMWAGIAAAVAVSAIFGAILTFGPRGLTFEAQEIIGGGLSIIAVGFVTWMVFFMARSARSMGADLRGRVDDALAAGGGALVLVAALAVGREGLETALFLWAATQAQSQSAGVGSPLVAALLGIAVAIGIGWLIHRGALKVNLGRFFTVTGFALILVAAGVLAYGVHDLQEAGVLPGLHALAFDVTAIVPPGSWHGTLLKGIFNFSPQTTWLEFAAWWAYAVPVVLLYARAVRPSRPSARLAPASASAPAAAPATARA; translated from the coding sequence GTGACCGCAAACTTCCTCGTCGGCCTGCGAGAAGGGCTCGAGGCCGTCCTCGTCGTCGTGCTCCTGATGGCGTACCTGCGCAAGGTCGGCCGCGCCGACCGCCTGCCGTACATGTGGGCGGGCATCGCTGCCGCCGTCGCCGTCTCGGCGATCTTCGGCGCGATCCTCACGTTCGGTCCCCGCGGCCTGACCTTCGAGGCCCAGGAGATCATCGGCGGCGGGCTCTCGATCATCGCGGTCGGCTTCGTCACGTGGATGGTCTTCTTCATGGCGCGCTCAGCTCGCTCGATGGGCGCTGACCTCCGCGGCCGCGTCGACGACGCCCTCGCGGCCGGCGGCGGCGCGCTCGTCCTCGTCGCGGCCCTTGCCGTCGGGCGGGAGGGCCTCGAGACGGCGCTCTTCCTCTGGGCCGCCACGCAGGCGCAGTCCCAGTCGGCCGGCGTCGGATCTCCGCTCGTTGCCGCGCTCCTCGGCATCGCCGTCGCCATTGGCATCGGCTGGCTCATTCACCGAGGCGCCCTCAAGGTCAATCTGGGCCGCTTCTTCACGGTGACCGGCTTCGCCCTCATCCTCGTGGCCGCAGGCGTCCTCGCGTACGGCGTCCACGACCTCCAGGAGGCCGGCGTCCTTCCGGGCCTGCACGCTCTCGCCTTCGACGTGACGGCCATCGTCCCGCCGGGCAGCTGGCACGGGACGCTGCTCAAGGGCATCTTCAACTTCTCGCCGCAGACCACGTGGCTGGAGTTCGCGGCGTGGTGGGCCTACGCGGTCCCCGTCGTCCTCCTCTATGCCCGCGCCGTCCGCCCGAGCCGCCCCTCCGCGCGTCTCGCGCCCGCGTCCGCGTCCGCGCCCGCGGCAGCCCCGGCCACCGCTCGCGCCTAG
- the efeO gene encoding iron uptake system protein EfeO: MNRALRRATPAVALLALLATGCTDNRPQGGASGAPGTISVTSTKDACTLSTTTARSGTLTFSVKNEGTDVTEFYLLADDGLRIVGEVENIGPGLTRELVVQAQAGTYKTACKPGMVGSGIRGDFTVEKSGDEPVVSADDKKLADTASANYAAYVKEQTEQLLAGTKRFADAYKAGRDEEARSLYAKTRLHWERIEPVAESFGDLDPQLDAREADLEKGQEWTGWHRAEKDLWAPKGFTPQSSADRAKTADKLVKDTEELAKRTKDLSFTPDQLGNGAKALLDEVASGKVTGEEEAFSHTDLWDFQGNLDGAKVAYEELKPLLLKRNKDLADQLDRRFAATQKELDKYRQGDGWVSYEILTKDQVKALSTSVDGLAEPLSKLTKEVVAK; the protein is encoded by the coding sequence ATGAACCGCGCGCTGCGCCGGGCCACCCCGGCCGTTGCCCTCCTCGCCCTCCTCGCCACCGGGTGCACGGACAACCGTCCCCAGGGCGGGGCGTCTGGGGCGCCGGGAACCATCTCAGTCACGAGCACCAAGGACGCCTGCACCCTGTCCACGACGACGGCCCGCTCCGGCACCCTCACCTTCTCCGTCAAGAATGAGGGCACGGACGTCACCGAGTTCTATCTCCTGGCCGACGACGGCTTGCGCATCGTCGGCGAGGTCGAGAACATCGGCCCCGGGCTGACGCGGGAGCTCGTCGTCCAGGCCCAGGCCGGCACGTACAAGACCGCCTGCAAGCCGGGCATGGTCGGCTCGGGCATCCGTGGCGACTTCACGGTGGAGAAGTCCGGGGACGAGCCCGTGGTCAGCGCGGACGACAAGAAGCTCGCCGACACGGCCTCCGCCAACTACGCGGCCTACGTCAAGGAGCAGACCGAGCAGCTCCTCGCCGGCACCAAGCGCTTCGCGGACGCCTACAAGGCGGGCCGTGACGAGGAGGCCCGTTCCCTCTATGCCAAGACCCGCCTCCACTGGGAGCGGATCGAGCCCGTGGCGGAGTCCTTCGGGGACCTCGACCCGCAGCTCGACGCACGTGAGGCCGACCTCGAGAAGGGCCAGGAGTGGACGGGCTGGCACCGCGCGGAGAAGGACCTGTGGGCCCCCAAGGGCTTCACGCCGCAGTCCTCCGCCGACCGGGCCAAGACCGCCGACAAGCTCGTCAAGGACACCGAGGAGCTCGCCAAGCGCACCAAGGACCTCTCGTTCACCCCGGACCAGCTCGGCAACGGCGCCAAGGCCCTCCTGGACGAGGTCGCGTCGGGCAAGGTCACGGGCGAGGAAGAGGCCTTCAGTCACACGGACCTCTGGGACTTCCAGGGCAACCTCGACGGCGCCAAGGTCGCCTACGAGGAGCTCAAGCCCCTCCTGCTCAAGCGCAACAAGGACCTCGCGGACCAGCTCGACCGCCGTTTCGCCGCCACGCAGAAGGAGCTCGACAAGTACCGACAGGGCGACGGCTGGGTCTCCTACGAGATCCTGACCAAGGACCAGGTCAAGGCGCTCTCGACCTCGGTGGACGGCCTGGCCGAGCCGCTCTCGAAGCTGACGAAGGAGGTCGTCGCCAAGTGA
- the efeB gene encoding iron uptake transporter deferrochelatase/peroxidase subunit, translating into MTPSSTSPAPAAGGGDPRDEEGRRRGVSRRGLFAAAGVTGAVGVTGAALGIGATSWPLGARAEKSGDTAAPADVVVPFRGEHQAGITTPAQDRLHMAAFDLVTDSRADLILLLKEWTRAAEEMTRGNKLGEGTDSYLAPPSDTGEAMGLSAANLTITIGFGRSLFEKPFLKIKDKMPAALEPLPHFPNDKLDPARSDGDIIVQACADDPQVAVHAIRNLARIGFSTVSMRWSQLGFGRTSSTSRAQATPRNLFGFKDGTANLTSEDAAGVDEHVWVPEGADPKAAWMTGGTYLVARRIRMRIEIWDRTSLQEQEASIGRTKTEGAPLSGGEEFTEPDFSAKGSRGELIAKDSHVRLAHPSTNEGVKMLRRGYNYTDGSDELGRLDAGLFFIAFVVDPRTHFTPMQNRLSAGDRLHVEYLQHVASGLYAIPPGAREGEYIGQGLFGA; encoded by the coding sequence GTGACGCCCTCCTCCACGAGCCCGGCGCCCGCCGCGGGCGGCGGGGACCCCCGTGACGAGGAGGGCCGACGCCGCGGTGTCAGCCGCCGCGGCCTCTTCGCCGCAGCCGGCGTCACCGGGGCGGTCGGCGTCACGGGCGCGGCCCTGGGAATCGGCGCCACGTCGTGGCCGCTCGGCGCCCGCGCCGAGAAGTCGGGGGACACCGCCGCGCCAGCCGACGTCGTCGTCCCCTTCCGAGGCGAGCACCAGGCGGGGATCACGACGCCCGCGCAGGACCGCCTGCACATGGCCGCCTTCGACCTCGTCACGGACTCGCGCGCGGACCTCATCCTCCTGCTCAAGGAGTGGACGCGCGCGGCCGAGGAGATGACGCGTGGCAACAAGCTCGGCGAGGGGACGGACTCGTACCTCGCCCCGCCGTCTGACACGGGCGAGGCCATGGGGCTCAGTGCCGCCAACCTCACCATCACCATCGGGTTTGGCCGCAGCCTCTTCGAGAAGCCGTTCCTCAAGATCAAGGACAAGATGCCGGCGGCGCTCGAGCCGCTCCCGCACTTCCCGAACGACAAGCTGGACCCGGCGCGCTCCGACGGCGACATCATCGTCCAGGCCTGCGCGGACGACCCGCAGGTGGCCGTTCACGCCATCCGCAACCTCGCACGGATCGGGTTCTCGACGGTCTCCATGCGGTGGTCGCAGCTCGGCTTCGGGCGGACCTCATCCACCTCCCGGGCTCAGGCGACGCCGCGCAACCTCTTCGGGTTCAAGGACGGCACCGCCAACCTGACGAGCGAGGACGCCGCTGGCGTCGACGAGCACGTCTGGGTGCCCGAGGGCGCCGACCCGAAGGCGGCCTGGATGACGGGCGGCACGTACCTTGTCGCGCGGCGCATCCGCATGCGGATCGAGATCTGGGACCGCACCTCGCTGCAGGAGCAGGAGGCCTCGATCGGCCGCACGAAGACGGAGGGCGCCCCGCTCTCCGGAGGCGAGGAGTTCACGGAGCCGGACTTCAGCGCCAAAGGCTCGCGTGGGGAGCTGATCGCGAAGGACTCGCATGTGCGCCTGGCGCACCCCTCCACGAACGAGGGCGTCAAGATGCTGCGGCGCGGGTACAACTACACGGACGGCTCAGACGAGCTCGGACGCCTCGACGCGGGCCTCTTCTTCATTGCGTTCGTCGTGGACCCGCGGACGCACTTCACGCCCATGCAGAACCGCCTCTCGGCGGGGGACCGGCTTCACGTCGAGTACCTCCAGCACGTGGCCTCCGGCCTCTATGCCATCCCGCCCGGCGCTCGGGAGGGCGAGTACATCGGCCAGGGCCTCTTCGGGGCCTGA
- a CDS encoding YajQ family cyclic di-GMP-binding protein produces the protein MASDSTFDIVSKVDKQEVSNALNQAQKEIAQRYDFKGVGAELDFSGEKILIKANSEERAKAVLDVFQTKLVKRNISLKSLEAGEPFASGKEYRIECTIKEGIAQDIAKKVNKIIRDECPKSVKSVIQGDELRVSSKSRDDLQETIRVLKAADIETDLQFINFR, from the coding sequence GTGGCCAGCGATTCAACGTTCGACATTGTCAGCAAGGTCGACAAGCAGGAGGTGTCCAACGCCCTCAATCAGGCCCAGAAGGAGATCGCGCAGCGATACGACTTCAAGGGCGTGGGCGCGGAACTCGACTTCTCCGGCGAGAAGATCCTCATCAAGGCGAACTCCGAGGAGCGCGCCAAGGCCGTCCTCGACGTCTTCCAGACCAAGCTCGTCAAGCGCAACATCTCGCTGAAGTCCCTTGAGGCGGGCGAGCCCTTCGCCTCCGGCAAGGAGTACCGCATCGAGTGCACGATCAAGGAGGGCATCGCGCAGGACATCGCGAAGAAGGTCAACAAGATCATCCGCGACGAATGCCCGAAGTCCGTCAAGTCCGTCATCCAGGGCGACGAGCTGCGCGTCTCCTCCAAGTCCCGCGACGACCTTCAGGAGACCATCCGCGTCCTCAAGGCCGCGGACATCGAGACGGACCTTCAGTTCATCAACTTCCGCTGA
- a CDS encoding IS1249 family transposase — protein sequence MPLPANRPRCGVCAQTLIKNGTTSAGRPRYRCSSCGASTTPARRGDLTRAHQIHRFEDWLLGRTTQGEHGPARTFRRQHAWCWNVAPEPVLTGEVHRVLMLDGTYFNTWCALVAYTGEHVVAWQFCDREKRASWAALLEMIPAPDIVIVDGNAAALTVIGELWPATRVQRCLFHLLHRVDEHLTRRPVLQAGRQLRSLARALPKVSSLDQAASWEASLAAWHGAWRAFLTERTYARAGLVRPSSVPVSAAWWYTHQRLRRAYFTLERVRKAGHLFTWLEQARPGEVLPRTTSPLEGGVNAGLKELFRLHRGIPKHRAPVAAAWYFRSLSVDTRPASELIRAEHYQAREDTIAGVEEVIGPELWGHGFSWEDGNGTQQGWAGRP from the coding sequence ATGCCCCTTCCCGCGAATCGGCCCCGTTGTGGTGTATGCGCCCAGACCCTGATCAAGAACGGCACGACCAGCGCAGGACGCCCGCGCTACCGATGCTCATCCTGCGGAGCGTCCACCACCCCAGCCCGCCGGGGTGACCTGACGCGGGCCCACCAGATCCACCGCTTCGAGGACTGGCTCCTTGGACGTACGACCCAGGGCGAGCACGGGCCCGCTCGCACCTTCCGCCGCCAGCATGCCTGGTGCTGGAACGTGGCCCCGGAACCAGTACTGACCGGGGAAGTCCACCGGGTGCTGATGCTGGATGGGACGTACTTCAACACCTGGTGCGCGCTCGTGGCCTACACCGGTGAGCATGTCGTGGCGTGGCAGTTCTGCGACCGGGAGAAGCGCGCGTCATGGGCCGCGCTGCTGGAGATGATCCCGGCCCCGGACATCGTCATCGTCGACGGGAACGCCGCGGCTCTGACCGTGATCGGCGAGCTGTGGCCCGCCACCCGGGTTCAACGGTGTCTCTTTCATCTGCTTCACCGGGTGGATGAGCATCTCACTCGCCGGCCCGTGCTACAGGCAGGGCGGCAACTTCGGTCGCTGGCCCGGGCGTTGCCGAAGGTCTCCTCCCTGGACCAGGCGGCCTCGTGGGAGGCTTCGTTGGCCGCGTGGCATGGGGCCTGGCGGGCGTTTCTGACGGAGCGCACGTACGCCCGTGCTGGCCTGGTGAGGCCCTCGAGCGTGCCTGTGAGCGCGGCGTGGTGGTACACGCATCAGCGTCTTCGGCGGGCGTATTTCACCCTAGAGCGCGTGCGCAAAGCCGGGCATCTCTTCACGTGGTTGGAACAAGCCAGGCCCGGGGAAGTGCTGCCGCGTACGACAAGTCCGCTCGAGGGTGGGGTCAATGCCGGGCTCAAGGAGCTCTTCCGACTGCATCGCGGGATCCCCAAGCACCGGGCCCCCGTGGCGGCGGCCTGGTATTTCCGGTCCTTGAGCGTGGACACTCGACCAGCGAGCGAGCTCATCCGCGCCGAGCACTACCAGGCCCGGGAGGACACCATCGCGGGCGTCGAGGAGGTCATCGGGCCCGAGCTGTGGGGCCACGGATTCAGCTGGGAGGACGGGAACGGAACCCAGCAAGGGTGGGCAGGACGGCCATGA
- a CDS encoding MarR family winged helix-turn-helix transcriptional regulator, whose protein sequence is MTMITSAAPFAERRETPVLSDQDKALAVSLRSTIRNATSLFRSLDGRHRVTSARLSLMGLILKGPQRVSVLARELAIRVPSVTEQVICLERDGLVERHPDPTDSRAVLVAITSAGRKLYLEELEARTVALGARLATLTDAEKVLLADALMVLNRVIEG, encoded by the coding sequence ATGACCATGATCACTTCCGCGGCTCCCTTCGCTGAGCGGCGCGAGACCCCCGTGCTCTCAGATCAGGACAAGGCACTGGCGGTCAGCCTCCGCAGCACCATTCGAAACGCCACCTCGCTCTTCCGCTCCCTGGACGGTCGGCACCGCGTCACCTCGGCCCGGCTGAGTCTCATGGGCCTCATTCTCAAGGGGCCCCAGCGTGTGAGCGTCCTGGCCCGAGAACTCGCCATCCGTGTCCCGAGCGTCACGGAGCAGGTCATCTGCCTCGAGCGAGACGGGCTTGTCGAGCGCCACCCAGACCCCACGGACTCCCGCGCGGTCCTCGTGGCCATCACCTCGGCCGGCCGCAAGCTGTACCTGGAGGAGCTCGAGGCCCGAACCGTTGCCCTGGGCGCCCGCCTCGCGACGCTCACGGACGCGGAGAAAGTGCTCCTGGCGGACGCGCTGATGGTCCTCAACAGGGTCATCGAGGGGTAG
- the trxA gene encoding thioredoxin, with protein sequence MSTVDLTEASFPQALEDNGIVLVDFWAAWCGPCRQFAPIFEKASEGHEDVLFAKVDTEAEQRLAAMAGITSIPTLMAFRDQILVFSQPGALPAPALEDLISQVKALDMDKVRADMAAQEAAAGGNDAPSAS encoded by the coding sequence ATGAGCACCGTGGACCTCACCGAAGCCAGTTTCCCTCAAGCCCTCGAAGACAACGGGATCGTTCTCGTGGACTTCTGGGCCGCGTGGTGCGGCCCCTGCCGCCAGTTCGCGCCCATCTTCGAGAAAGCGTCTGAGGGGCACGAGGACGTCCTCTTCGCCAAGGTGGACACGGAGGCCGAGCAGCGCCTCGCGGCCATGGCAGGCATCACCTCGATCCCCACGCTCATGGCGTTCCGGGACCAGATTCTCGTCTTCTCGCAGCCAGGCGCGCTCCCGGCCCCCGCCCTCGAGGACCTCATCTCCCAGGTCAAGGCCCTGGACATGGACAAGGTCCGCGCGGACATGGCAGCCCAGGAGGCTGCGGCCGGCGGCAACGACGCCCCCTCCGCCTCCTAG
- a CDS encoding DNA-3-methyladenine glycosylase family protein has protein sequence MKPTVRTLRLPPGFSVRTAVRRLRWSSSDPSILEGGPEGTWLAFRTPDGPATLRILPETRGPDGRFTVRAGAWGPGGPWAAAHADELLGLADDWADFDDDVAGALPAPLAALRRTAPMLGAPRTRRVWDALFPSILGQRVTSIEARFAYTRLSRRYGDPAPGSESGVAPPGLRLPPTREAVGRIPSWEWHAAKVDRARAVAAMEAARAAGLERLADAEEPDAAARLRSLPGVGVWTAAETVQRSHAAKDEISLGDYHLAHHVGQVLLGFRVDDDGLLELLAPFAGHRQRVVRLVMASGIAKQAFGPRLSPLDHRAR, from the coding sequence ATGAAGCCGACGGTCCGCACCCTCCGTCTCCCGCCCGGGTTCTCCGTCCGCACGGCCGTGCGCCGCCTGCGCTGGAGCTCCTCCGACCCCTCGATCCTCGAGGGCGGGCCCGAGGGGACCTGGCTCGCGTTCCGCACCCCCGACGGCCCCGCCACGCTCCGCATCCTCCCCGAGACGCGCGGCCCCGACGGGCGCTTCACCGTTCGAGCGGGGGCCTGGGGACCGGGCGGCCCGTGGGCGGCCGCCCACGCGGATGAGCTCCTCGGCCTCGCGGATGACTGGGCGGATTTCGACGACGACGTCGCTGGCGCGCTGCCGGCGCCGCTCGCTGCGCTGCGCCGCACTGCCCCCATGCTCGGGGCACCGCGGACCCGACGAGTATGGGACGCGCTGTTCCCCTCGATCCTGGGGCAGCGGGTGACGAGCATTGAGGCGAGGTTCGCCTATACCCGGCTCTCCCGCCGCTACGGGGACCCGGCCCCGGGCAGCGAGTCCGGGGTGGCCCCTCCCGGCCTGCGGCTGCCTCCCACGCGGGAGGCCGTGGGGCGCATCCCCTCCTGGGAGTGGCACGCCGCCAAGGTGGACCGGGCTCGCGCCGTCGCCGCGATGGAGGCGGCACGGGCCGCTGGCCTGGAGCGGCTCGCGGACGCCGAGGAGCCGGACGCCGCGGCACGGCTGCGGTCCCTGCCCGGCGTGGGCGTGTGGACCGCGGCGGAGACGGTGCAGCGCTCCCATGCGGCGAAGGACGAGATCAGCCTCGGCGACTATCACCTCGCCCACCACGTGGGGCAGGTGCTTCTCGGCTTCCGGGTGGACGACGACGGCCTGCTTGAGCTGCTGGCCCCGTTCGCAGGGCACAGGCAGCGCGTCGTGCGGCTCGTCATGGCCTCGGGCATCGCGAAACAGGCGTTCGGGCCCCGGCTGAGCCCGCTGGATCACCGCGCCCGCTGA
- a CDS encoding pyridoxal-phosphate dependent enzyme — MDYADSILDLIGNTPLVRLNSVTDGIEATVLAKLEYLNPGGSVKDRIAAKLVEEAERSGQLAPGGTIVEPTSGNTGVGLALVAQQRGYGMVCVTPDKVGEEKRDVLRAYGASVAVVSTSVAPDSPESYYGVSDALAEAIPGAFKPDQFNNPAAPQAHYESTGPEIWRDTDGLVTHFVAGAGTGGTVTGTGRYLKEVSASRDGGPVRIVVSDPQGSVYSGGAGQPYFVEGVGEDMWPANYDPSVPDEVVAVTDAEAFAMTRRLAREEGLLVGGSSGMAVVGALRIARDLPADAVVVVLLPDSGRGYLGKVFNDSWMAERGFEVREGEQVPFVPGVLEGASPAAVSSQSPTTGLRPLVDAVAEGAVALEPSSTLGSALEALAAAGRRSALVGPSSLPAPLGRVKAALSEDDIHRALLDGRATRETTLAEALADGLVADSLVLVGAGESRAVLAERLAEQGVAVLTRDGLAVASVTGVEASRA; from the coding sequence GTGGACTACGCAGACTCGATCCTTGACCTCATTGGCAACACCCCGCTCGTGCGCCTGAATTCCGTCACGGACGGGATCGAGGCCACGGTGCTCGCGAAGCTCGAGTACCTCAACCCCGGCGGCAGCGTGAAGGACCGCATCGCGGCCAAGCTCGTCGAGGAGGCTGAGCGCAGCGGGCAGCTTGCGCCCGGCGGCACGATCGTCGAGCCCACGAGCGGCAACACGGGAGTCGGCCTCGCCCTCGTGGCGCAGCAGCGCGGCTACGGCATGGTGTGCGTGACGCCGGACAAGGTCGGCGAGGAGAAGCGGGACGTCCTCCGTGCCTACGGGGCCTCCGTGGCCGTGGTCTCCACGAGCGTCGCGCCCGACTCGCCCGAGTCCTACTACGGGGTCTCCGACGCCCTCGCCGAGGCCATCCCCGGTGCGTTCAAGCCGGACCAGTTCAACAACCCCGCCGCCCCGCAGGCCCACTACGAGTCCACGGGACCCGAGATCTGGCGCGACACGGACGGCCTCGTGACGCACTTCGTGGCGGGCGCCGGCACGGGCGGCACCGTCACGGGCACGGGCCGGTACCTCAAGGAGGTCTCGGCGTCCCGGGACGGCGGCCCCGTGCGAATCGTCGTCTCGGACCCGCAGGGGAGCGTGTACTCGGGCGGCGCGGGGCAGCCGTACTTCGTCGAGGGCGTGGGCGAGGACATGTGGCCCGCCAACTATGACCCGTCTGTCCCGGACGAGGTCGTGGCCGTGACGGACGCGGAGGCGTTCGCCATGACGCGCCGCCTCGCCCGCGAGGAGGGGCTTCTGGTGGGCGGCTCCTCGGGCATGGCCGTCGTCGGCGCCCTGCGGATCGCGCGGGATCTGCCGGCGGACGCTGTCGTCGTCGTGCTCCTCCCCGACTCTGGGCGAGGGTACCTCGGGAAGGTGTTCAACGACTCCTGGATGGCCGAGCGCGGCTTCGAGGTGAGGGAGGGGGAGCAGGTGCCCTTCGTGCCCGGTGTTCTCGAGGGCGCCTCCCCGGCTGCTGTGTCCTCTCAGAGCCCGACGACGGGCCTGCGGCCACTCGTCGACGCTGTGGCGGAGGGTGCCGTGGCGCTCGAGCCCTCGTCGACGCTGGGGTCCGCGCTCGAGGCCCTCGCCGCGGCGGGGCGCCGGTCAGCCCTCGTGGGCCCCAGCTCGCTGCCTGCGCCCCTGGGCCGGGTCAAGGCCGCACTGAGCGAGGACGACATTCACAGGGCGCTTCTCGACGGGCGGGCCACCCGGGAGACGACCCTCGCCGAGGCGCTCGCGGATGGGCTCGTGGCGGACTCGCTCGTCCTCGTGGGCGCGGGCGAGAGCCGGGCGGTCCTGGCCGAGCGGCTCGCCGAGCAGGGCGTGGCCGTCCTGACGAGGGACGGGCTCGCCGTGGCCTCCGTGACGGGCGTCGAGGCCTCCCGGGCATGA
- a CDS encoding cystathionine gamma-synthase has translation MTETTPTSGFATRAIHAGQAFEPVTGAVVPPLHFSSTYAQDGIGGLRNGYEYGRGTNPTRDSLQEQLAALEGGAKALSFGSGLAAEDALLRALMRPGQKVVLGNDAYGGTYRLISKVLGPWGIENQPVDMSDLDAVRAAVSSGDVPLLWVETPSNPLMQIADIAALAEIAHEAGALLVVDNTFASPYLQQPISLGADIVVHSTTKYIGGHSDVVGGAVIARDAEVAEKIQFLQFAAGGVSGPMDAFLTTRSLKTLAVRMEAHSDNAEKIADFLTGQAAVSAVLYPGLPEHPGHEIAAKQMRRFGGMVSVRFAGGEQAARRFTESLRVFTLAESLGGIESLVNYPSEMTHASVKGTELEVPVDLVRLSVGIEDAADLLADVEQALEQL, from the coding sequence ATGACCGAGACCACCCCGACCTCAGGGTTCGCCACCCGCGCCATCCACGCCGGACAGGCGTTCGAGCCGGTCACCGGCGCCGTGGTCCCGCCGCTGCACTTCAGCTCGACCTACGCGCAGGACGGCATCGGCGGCCTGCGCAATGGCTACGAGTACGGGCGCGGGACCAACCCCACGCGGGACTCCCTCCAGGAGCAGCTTGCGGCGCTTGAAGGCGGGGCCAAGGCCCTCAGCTTCGGCTCCGGGCTCGCGGCCGAGGATGCGCTGCTGCGGGCCCTCATGCGCCCCGGGCAGAAGGTTGTCCTCGGAAACGACGCCTACGGCGGCACGTACCGTCTCATCTCCAAGGTCCTGGGGCCGTGGGGCATCGAGAACCAGCCCGTCGACATGTCGGATCTCGACGCCGTCCGCGCGGCCGTGAGCAGCGGCGACGTCCCCCTCCTCTGGGTGGAGACGCCGTCCAACCCGCTCATGCAGATCGCGGACATCGCGGCCCTCGCGGAGATCGCGCACGAGGCCGGGGCGCTGCTCGTCGTGGACAACACGTTCGCCTCCCCGTACCTCCAGCAGCCCATCTCCCTGGGCGCGGACATCGTGGTCCACTCGACGACGAAGTACATCGGCGGGCACTCGGACGTCGTCGGCGGCGCGGTCATTGCCCGAGACGCCGAGGTGGCCGAGAAGATCCAGTTCCTCCAGTTCGCCGCGGGCGGCGTGTCCGGGCCCATGGACGCGTTCCTCACGACCCGCAGTCTCAAGACGCTGGCCGTGCGCATGGAGGCGCACAGCGACAACGCCGAGAAGATCGCGGACTTCCTCACGGGGCAGGCGGCCGTCTCCGCAGTCCTGTACCCGGGGCTGCCGGAGCACCCGGGCCACGAGATCGCCGCGAAGCAGATGCGCCGGTTCGGCGGCATGGTGTCCGTGCGATTCGCGGGCGGGGAGCAGGCGGCGCGCCGCTTCACCGAGTCCCTGCGGGTCTTCACGCTCGCCGAGTCGCTGGGCGGCATCGAGTCCCTCGTGAACTACCCGTCCGAGATGACCCACGCGTCCGTCAAGGGCACTGAGCTCGAGGTGCCGGTGGACCTCGTTCGCCTCAGCGTCGGCATCGAGGACGCCGCCGACCTCCTCGCAGACGTCGAGCAGGCGCTCGAGCAGCTGTAG